A window of Vulpes lagopus strain Blue_001 chromosome 21, ASM1834538v1, whole genome shotgun sequence contains these coding sequences:
- the LOC121480385 gene encoding keratin, type II cytoskeletal 5-like: protein MTQRSSVTIKSGSTRNFSASSASLLPGCRPSFSSVSVSQGGKSFGGSFGGGFGTRSLHSFGGSKRISMSGSYRCSRASGGAGYGLGLGGMGYRAGGAFGGYGFGGGMMSGSAGIQEVTVNQSLLTPLHLEIDPSLQRVRKEEKEQIKTLNNKFASFIDKVRFLEQQNKVLETKWSLLQEHKTTRANIEPMFEAYISNLRRQLECLGGERTRLESELKNMQDVVEDFKNKYEEEINRRTVAENEFVVLKKDVDAAYMNKVELEAKVDALMDEINFLRAFYDAELAQLQAQISETSVVLSMDNNRKLDLDSIISEVKAQYEDIANRSRAEAESWYQTKYEELQRSAGRHGDDLRTTKMEISELNRVMQRLRSEIDNLKKQCATMQSAIADAEQRGELALKDAKHKLAELEDALQKAKQDMARQLREYQELMNVKLALDIEIATYRKLLEGEECRLTGEGVGPVNISVVSSSGGTGYSSGGGSLCMTGGGYSSSLGYSSGGGFSSTSGRNMSGSSSSVRIISKTSSTKKSYRS, encoded by the exons ATGACCCAACGATCTTCTGTCACCATCAAGTCAGGAAGCACCCGGAACTTCAGTGCTTCCTCGGCCAGCCTCCTCCCGGGCTGCCGGCCCAGCTTTAGCTCCGTCTCTGTGTCCCAGGGCGGGAAGAGCTTCGGGGGCAGCTTTGGGGGTGGCTTCGGCACCAGGAGCCTCCACAGCTTCGGGGGAAGCAAGAGAATCTCCATGAGCGGCAGCTACCGCTGCAGCCGGGCCAGCGGGGGTGCCGGCTACGGGCTGGGTCTCGGAGGCATGGGCTACAGGGCCGGGGGAGCCTTCGGAGGGTATGGATTTGGAGGTGGGATGATGTCTGGCTCCGCCGGCATCCAGGAGGTCACTGTCAACCAAAGCCTCCTGACCCCCCTCCACCTGGAGATTGATCCCTCCCTCCAGCGGGTGcgaaaggaggaaaaggagcagaTCAAGACCCTCAACAACAAGTTTGCCTCCTTCATCGACAAG GTGCGGTTCCTGGAGCAGCAGAACAAGGTGCTGGAGACCAAATGGAGCCTCCTGCAGGAGCATAAAACCACCAGGGCCAACATCGAGCCCATGTTTGAAGCCTACATCAGCAACCTGAGGAGGCAGCTGGAATGCCTCGGCGGTGAGCGGACTCGGCTAGAGTCGGAGCTGAAGAACATGCAGGACGTGGTGGAGGACTTCAAGAACAA GTACGAAGAAGAAATCAACAGGCGCACAGTGGCGGAGAATGAGTTTGTGGTGCTCAAGAAG GACGTGGACGCCGCCTACATGAACAAGGTGGAGCTGGAGGCCAAGGTGGATGCCTTGATGGATGAAATCAACTTCCTGAGAGCTTTCTATGACGCG GAGCTGGCTCAGCTGCAGGCTCAGATCTCAGAAACCTCCGTGGTCCTGTCCATGGACAACAACCGCAAGCTGGACCTGGACAGCATCATCTCTGAGGTCAAGGCGCAGTACGAGGACATCGCCAACCGCAGCCGGGCCGAGGCCGAGTCCTGGTACCAGACCAAG TACGAGGAGCTGCAGCGGTCTGCCGGCCGGCACGGGGATGACCTCCGCACCACGAAGATGGAGATCTCCGAGCTCAACCGCGTGATGCAGAGGCTGCGCTCTGAGATCGATAACCTGAAGAAGCAG TGCGCCACGATGCAGTCCGCCATCGCCGACGCCGAGCAGCGCGGGGAGCTGGCCCTCAAGGACGCCAAGCACAAGCTGGCCGAGCTGGAGGACGCCCTGCAGAAGGCCAAGCAGGACATGGCCCGGCAGCTGCGCGAGTACCAGGAGCTCATGAACGTCAAGCTGGCCCTGGACATCGAGATCGCCACGTACCGCAAGCTGCTGGAGGGCGAGGAGTGCAG ACTAACCGGGGAAGGCGTCGGACCCGTGAACATCT CCGTGGTCTCCTCCAGTGGGGGTACGGGCTACAGCTCCGGTGGCGGCAGCCTGTGCATGACCGGCGGTGGCTACAGCAGCAGCCTGGGCTACAGCTCAGGCGGTGGCTTCAGTTCCACCAGTGGCCGCAACATGAGCGGCAGCAGCTCCAGCGTGCGCATCATCTCCAAGACGTCGTCCACCAAGAAGAGCTACAGGAGCTAA
- the LOC121480384 gene encoding keratin, type II cytoskeletal 75: MPGGCHQRPPGQRPPSRGPIKARAPRALHPLRTHPCQELSPPRPATMSRQPSVTFQPCGRRSFSTASASTPAVGRSRFSSLSVARSTGGSAGPGRLSSGGAAFGSRSLYNVGGTRRLSTGGCGGGFRSGFGGRASGGFGAGSGFGYGGAAGGGYGALGFPVCPPGGIQEVTVNQSLLTPLNLQIDPAIQRVRKEEREQIKTLNNKFASFIDKVRFLEQQNKVLETKWELLQEQGSKTVRQNLEPFFDTYINDLRRQLDSVTTERGRLDAELRNMQDVVEDFKVRYEDEINKRTAAENEFVALKKDVDSAYMNKVELEAKVNSLTDEINFLRMFFEAELSQMQTQVSDTSVVLSMDNNRSLDLDSIIAEVKAQYEDIANRSRAEAESWYQTKYEELQVTAGRHGDDLRNTKQEISEMNRVIQRLRAEIDSIKKQCSSLQTAIADAEQRGELALKDARAKLVDLEEALQKAKQDMARLLREYQELMNVKLALDVEIATYRKLLEGEECRLSGEGVSPVNISVVTSTVSSGYGGGSAMGGGSLGLGGGSGYSFATSTSHNLGAGLGGSSFSASSSRGLGGSGSSVKFVSTTSSSRKSYKH; this comes from the exons ATGCCTGGGGGATGCCATCAGAGGCCGCCTGGGCAGCGCCCGCCCTCCCGGGGCCCCATAAAAGCCAGGGCGCCCCGTGCTCTCCATCCCCTTCGCACGCACCCGTGTCAGGAGCTCTCGCCGCCTCGCCCAGCCACCATGTCCAGGCAGCCCAGCGTCACTTTCCAGCCCTGCGGCCGCAGGAGCTTCAGCACAGCCTCGGCCTCCACCCCGGCCGTGGGCCGCTCCCGCTTCAGCTCACTCTCCGTGGCCCGCTCCACGGGGGGCAGCGCCGGGCCGGGCAGGCTGAGCAGCGGGGGGGCCGCCTTCGGGAGCCGCAGCCTCTACAACGTGGGGGGCACCCGGCGGCTCTCCACTGGGGGCTGTGGCGGCGGCTTCCGAAGTGGCTTTGGTGGCAGGGCCAGCGGCGGGTTTGGGGCCGGCAGTGGATTTGGCTATGGGGGCGCAGCCGGAGGAGGCTACGGGGCCTTGGGCTTCCCCGTGTGCCCCCCCGGAGGCATCCAGGAGGTCACGGTCAACCAGAGCCTCCTGACTCCCCTGAACCTGCAAATCGACCCCGCCATCCAGCGGGTGCGGAAAGAGGAGCGCGAGCAGATCAAGACCCTCAACAACAAGTTCGCCTCCTTCATCGACAAG GTGCGCTTCCTGGAGCAGCAGAACAAGGTCTTGGAGACCAAGTGGGAGCTCCTTCAGGAGCAGGGCTCCAAGACAGTGAGGCAGAACCTGGAGCCCTTCTTCGACACCTACATCAACGACCTCCGCCGGCAGCTGGACAGCGTCACGACGGAGAGGGGCAGGCTAGACGCCGAGCTGAGGAACATGCAGGACGTCGTGGAAGATTTCAAAGTCAG GTACGAGGACGAGATTAACAAGCGCACCGCTGCTGAGAACGAGTTTGTGGCCCTGAAGAAG GACGTGGACTCAGCCTACATGAACAAGGTGGAACTGGAGGCCAAAGTCAACTCTCTGACCGATGAGATCAACTTCTTGCGGATGTTCTTTGAGGCT GAGCTGTCCCAGATGCAGACCCAGGTCAGTGACACCTCCGTGGTGCTGTCCATGGACAACAACCGCAGCCTGGACCTGGACAGCATCATCGCTGAGGTCAAGGCCCAGTATGAGGACATCGCCAACCGCAGCCGGGCTGAGGCTGAGTCCTGGTACCAGACCAAG TACGAAGAGCTGCAGGTCACAGCGGGCCGGCACGGGGATGACCTCCGCAACACCAAGCAAGAGATCTCCGAGATGAACCGGGTGATCCAGAGGCTCAGAGCCGAGATCGACAGCATCAAGAAGCAG TGTTCCAGCCTGCAAACGGCCATCGCTGACGCCGAACAGCGCGGAGAGCTGGCCCTCAAGGATGCCCGGGCCAAGCTAGTGGACCTGGAGGAGGCCCTGCAGAAGGCCAAGCAGGACATGGCCCGGCTGCTGAGGGAGTACCAGGAGCTCATGAACGTCAAGCTGGCCCTGGACGTGGAGATCGCCACCTACCGCAAGCTGCTGGAGGGCGAGGAGTGCAG GCTGAGCGGAGAGGGCGTTTCTCCAGTTAACATCT CCGTGGTCACCTCCACCGTTTCCAGCGGCTACGGCGGTGGCAGCGCCATGGGAGGCGGAAGTCTGGGCCTCGGCGGGGGCAGCGGCTACTCCTTCGCCACCAGCACCAGCCACAACCTGGGTGCGGGCCTGGGCGGCTCCAGCTTCAGCGCCAGTAGCAGCCGGGGCCTCGGTGGCAGTGGCTCCAGTGTCAAGTTTGTCTCCACCACGTCCTCCAGCCGGAAGAGCTACAAGCATTAG